One part of the Papilio machaon chromosome 5, ilPapMach1.1, whole genome shotgun sequence genome encodes these proteins:
- the LOC106714523 gene encoding cell wall protein DAN4-like isoform X13 produces the protein MRAGVWSAAALLLLAAVTAALRTAQVEGVRNSRRLSNFDSRGSTSTEKIDDAQPTFRSRSYRRRDETSTPVARDITRSKSRNRAPEPLTSNAVTEQSPTDNGRNERFDSRRTNRIRSRPIESQNAVTTFPSRDSTVNNKARQSNRRSQYTTTTVSSLAPSSSVTSNFRRDVNRRAQTTTTEAVTILSSPTLDEFKSEITASSFDDFTRTVPKEEDITTVQFKKRSTTAKSVEVETQASTKAPRTRGRVSPKTNIKLDDMASSGATNILSISENNLIVEKSSEDAKKSRKLRYRTRLSETDTNLTGEGITTSNEIIKTSRKQLKQPESRTTTLAPTERKVQRNVERNSSKSSIVKSMRVVRRPVSRGNENGTTLPKVKTSDEIGDDDNYPASFKAIIQAKNASTQVSSPPSESLSVKATHTAINTNTKTSLPSNTSIESNNFTRLRSKLNTTENDVKNGDEKLSDSPLDSPKLKSEEYKLRGTYSSRPRKVKTENLKTTTTTSSPNAVKTSYKYTRKLRTTTSSPVDFKSSESPRKFKRFESGQSPQTASRPLYSRTKIGKNIDKPAETVTDDSSRNNLNTSVLNNSVKLPRTSYYSRLRNNVKNGITTTAESANTDINNPFKAAKKTENTAETPLIYTMLNKQTKAMSEETNSDTKGEFLLAVSSKESQENNVETDPVTNAEESENMPVINVFSTTQKYHANYKDQGLGNDRQKNEYVATSATPVIRNIQTRKYTRKIFKSKENVESSSVNPVSKSKERALRKYSDTFSKTTEASTNGITTDPEKPKSRFSSKYRASNLDKPFYKPTVPTVTTTTAWLKFFVTDRQLTKSIKEPKWFDGNDFNDDTTELISRQNATTMAFTHQSSELEVGEEILLGPDMNAISFTQTRSALSSADLRLSESLEKPSQVMNVEASNHSPSVTVSIFDALAEILTSTPRIQISTTTDVPQQTFTDSVVKQTLNSIPTSALNLNDSSSFGITTATIKPSAEKSTASHVLNLRTTTMLPSIHEILLNSLSSATKEEMVISSMKSSTPEPRILTLDIDPETKQIRTEKPNDGQGNTVFKFIPIDEITVPPQETNVLTLASTKAPSKSNNEKEVQIVTPISVMEINSPTPEIQTSLKNIDEPTTTVQPTVGTPNVITLADNNIQSTMITSTTNPITTVQPKIESTTSNLRTTTFNSIENSNTITTTVKNVITTFEPTTERYIPDLLTTLTTTSMPLVTTTDIPSTTESVPVPNNSIFTTTEMTKTATDDIQGNNNINQENANLLQMLQSILSTNTKSSSSQEIDQMKLLQALLLSAKDNVKDKQKSLQTTTVRTIQDEIRQFEEDTKFLKALLQATGRDPAELNIPNLNDIKPTLAVTTTMKPITTTTQAPAPTTTSVIKSTTSIAEDLKKIKEDTQLLQALLQATGQTVDTLNLPVISGITSNVRIASNPRTTSIESNPTTPMNVRPIYTTIQSTEKTTTQTNVPQTISTLPTLQEQQSTVKEDIGISTTYRPVQRRITTTTTPPEIYSTLSARRAPSLAQVTTEVPSTSTFSVEEDLAFLNNLKTVLNTNNNDDPEAALANRVIALAVERSLNELQTGTPKSSSPPNVVNSIRTTRPTTTTTTMTTTTVYIPPVSTQSTPSIEDDIKQFEEDTKLLQALLKATGQDPSKFNIPTLPSVNKPNKDNQPSVLASPKTTTKPFGVKIAVKDELKNVQDDAQLLQTLIKLKDAQETTTQRNKIAITGQSSDEALQKLIQKAKPTAMVSEATKSSVSLSTEYGNSNDALLAALLKEQGFGPTTASSLDEQVRLAALLNQVVVTPKARRTTTPPPPPPAPRRPILDGLAWLWQQWRDTAPGAGGAGAGAAGAGGSRTNSRRPAPAQAQAPASSPTAAATPAPSRVNWFGSGPFVGNADDRPASNRIPLEPPRAVAAEQSPGRGQLVSAAINVTRAFSQFLGAAIQGAAQTVQNVIRAGQKAATDVYTNGSG, from the exons GTGGAAGGTGTCCGAAATAGCAGAAGACTTTCAAACTTCGACTCGAGAGGCTCAACAAGTACGGAGAAGATTGATGATGCTCAGCCTACCTTTCGGTCCAGGAGTTACCGAAGACGTGATGAAACATCTACACCTGTAGCTAGAGATATCACCAGATCAAAATCCCGGAATAGGGCACCGGAACCTTTGACTTCCAATGCCGTCACAGAACAATCTCCAACAGATAATGGAAGGAACGAGCGATTTGATTCAAGGAGGACCAATCGGATACGAAGTCGACCTATAGAAAGTCAGAACGCCGTCACAACCTTTCCAAGTAGAGACAGTACTGTAAACAACAAGGCACGACAAAGTAATAGAAGATCACAGTACACTACAACTACAGTATCATCTTTAGCACCATCTTCATCAGTCACGAGTAATTTTAGGAGAGATGTAAATAGAAGAGCTCAGACAACTACCACAGAAGCGGTTACTATTCTCTCTTCGCCAACTCTTGATGAATTCAAAAGTGAAATCACAGCTTCTAGTTTCGATGATTTTACGAGAACGGTTCCAAAAGAAGAAGACATTACCActgttcaatttaaaaagagaAGCACGACAGCTAAAAGTGTAGAAGTAGAAACGCAAGCAAGTACAAAAGCACCTAGAACACGCGGGCGCGTCAGtccaaaaacaaatatcaaattagaTGATATGGCTAGTTCTGGTGCAACTAATATTCTAAGTATATCGGAAAATAATCTCATTGTAGAAAAATCATCTGAAGATGCAAAAAAATCACGTAAATTAAGGTACAGGACACGTTTATCGGAAACCGACACCAATCTCACGGGCGAGGGTATCACAActtcaaatgaaataattaaaacttcaaGAAAGCAGCTGAAACAACCAGAAAGTAGGACAACAACATTAGCTCCAACTGAAAGAAAAGTCCAGAGAAATGTAGAACGTAATTCTTCAAAGTCGTCGATCGTCAAGTCTATGAGAGTTGTTCGGCGACCAGTATCGAGAGGAAATGAAAACGGGACAACACTTCCAAAAGTGAAAACTTCAGATGAGATTGGAGACGATGATAACTATCCAGCAAGTTTTAAAGCTATAATTCAAGCTAAGAATGCTTCG ACACAAGTGAGCTCTCCACCCAGCGAGAGTTTATCAGTGAAAGCAACACATACAGCTATCAACACTAACACAAAAACCTCACTGCCTTCCAACACAAGTATTGAATCAAACAATTTTACACGG CTTCGCAGTAAATTAAACACAACTGAAAATGACGTAAAAAATGGAGACGAAAAACTAAGTGATTCTCCCTTAGATTCTCCCAAGCTCAAATCtgaagaatataaattaagagGTACATATTCTTCTAGACCACGAAAAGTAAaaactgaaaatttaaaaactacaacTACTACTAGTTCTCCCAATGCGGTAAAAACTTCATACAAATACACTAGAAAATTACGAACAACAACATCGAGTCCGGTTGATTTCAAATCGTCTGAAAGCCCTCGTAAGTTTAAAAGATTTGAATCTGGGCAATCACCACAGACTGCATCCCGACCACTTTATTCAAGAACAAAAATCggaaaaaatatcgataaacCTGCAGAAACTGTAACTGATGATAGTAGTAGAAACAATTTGAACACCAGTGTCTTAAACAACAGTGTGAAATTGCCAAGAACATCTTATTATTCACGTCTAAGAAATAATGTCAAGAACGGTATAACAACGACAGCGGAGTCTGCTAATACTGATATAAATAATCCTTTCAAAGCTGCCAAGAAAACAGAAAATACTGCTGAAACGCCATTAATATATactatgttaaataaacaaaccaAAGCTATGTCTGAGGAAACCAATAGCGATACAAAGGGAGAGTTTTTATTAGCTGTAAGTAGTAAAGAATCTCAAGAAAATAATGTGGAAACTGATCCAGTAACTAATGCCGAGGAGTCTGAAAACATGCCAGTAATAAACGTTTTCTCGACCACACAAAAATATCACGCTAATTACAAAGATCAGGGTTTGGGGAATGACCgacaaaaaaatgaatatgtaGCTACTTCGGCAACACctgtaataagaaatattcaaacaaGAAAGTATAcacgtaaaatttttaaatctaaagaaAATGTGGAATCTTCATCAGTTAATCCTGTATCGAAATCAAAAGAACGTGCACTCCGCAAATATAGTGATACTTTCTCGAAAACAACTGAAGCTTCTACTAATGGC ATTACTACCGATCCTGAAAAACCAAAAAGCAGATTTAGTTCAAAATACAGAGCCTCTAATCTCGATAAACCGTTTTACAAACCTACAGTACCAACAGTCACAACAACAACT GCTTGGCTGAAATTCTTCGTGACTGATCGTCAACTCACAAAGTCTATAAAGGAGCCGAAGTGGTTCGATGGCAATGATTTTAATGATGATACAACAGAATTAATATCAAGACAGAACGCTACAACGATGGCATTCACTCACCAATCATCTGAACTG GAAGTGGGTGAAGAAATTCTTTTAGGTCCAGACATGAACGCTATCTCTTTTACTCAAACACGAAGTGCATTGTCTTCAGCAGATTTAAGACTTTCTGAGAGTTTAGAAAAGCCATCACAGGTTATGAACGTAGAAGCCTCAAATCACTCACCATCAGTTACTGTCTCTATTTTTGACGCTTTGGCTGAAATTCTTACGTCTACACCCAGAATTCAAATATCTACAACAACAGACGTACCGCAACAAACATTTACAGATAGTGTTGTTAAGCAAACACTCAATAGC ATACCTACATCGGCACTTAATTTAAACGATAGCAGTTCCTTTGGCATAACTACTGCCACTATTAAGCCGTCTGCTGAAAAAAGCACTGCCTCGCATGTTTTGAATTTACGCACTACTACAATGCTACCTTCTATTCATGAGATTCTGCTTAATAGTTTATCTTCAGCCACTAAAGAGGAAATGGTTATATCATCAATGAAAAGCTCCACTCCTGAACCAAGAATATTAACACTGGATATCGATCCGGag ACTAAACAAATCAGAACCGAAAAACCCAACGATGGCCAAGGAAAcactgtttttaaatttataccaaTAGACGAAATCACTGTTCCTCCACAAGAAACAAATGTCTTAACGCTTGCTTCGACTAAAGCACCTTCGAAATCAAACAACGAAAAAGAAGTACAAATCGTGACTCCAATTTCAGTAATGGAAATTAATTCACCAACACCAGAAATTCAAACaagcttaaaaaatattgatgaaCCGACAACAACCGTTCAGCCTACTGTTGGAACCCCTAATGTAATAACACTTGCTGATAACAACATTCAGTCAACAATGATAACTTCCACAACCAATCCAATAACAACAGTTCAACCTAAGATAGAAAGCACAACTTCCAATTTAAGAACGACTACCTTTAACAGTATAGAAAATTCAAACACGATAACGACAACagtgaaaaatgtaataactaCATTTGAACCTACAACGGAAAGATATATACCAGACCTGCTGACAACTTTAACAACTACAAGTATGCCACTAGTTACAACTACTGATATACCAAGCACCACAGAATCAGTACCAGTCCCAAATAATTCTATCTTTACAACAACAGAAATGACGAAAACTGCCACAGATGATATACAaggtaacaataatataaaccaGGAAAATGCAAATTTACTTCAGATGCTACAATCaattttatcaacaaatacaaaatcttCTTCGTCTCAAGAGATTGatcaaatgaaattattacaagCATTGTTATTAAGCGCTAAGGATAATGTAAAAGATAAACAGAAGTCACTACAAACTACCACTGTTCGCACAATACAAGACGAAATTCGTCAATTTGAAGAAGACACGAAATTTTTGAAAGCACTTTTACAAGCTACAGGTAGAGATCCAGCAGAACTTAATATTCCAAATCTCAATGACATAAAACCAACTTTGGCTGTAACGACAACAATGAAACCTATAACAACTACTACTCAAGCACCTGCGCCTACAACAACCTCtgtaataaaatcaacaacTTCTATAGCCGaagatttaaagaaaatcaaagaagaCACTCAACTACTACAGGCATTATTACAAGCCACCGGCCAGACTGTTGATACTTTAAATTTGCCAGTCATATCTGGGATAACTTCTAACGTGCGGATTGCTTCAAATCCCCGAACAACGTCTATTGAATCTAATCCTACAACTCCAATGAATGTTCGTCCAATATATACCACAATTCAATCAACAGAAAAAACTACAACACAGACTAATGTGCCGCAAACTATTTCTACATTACCTACATTACAGGAACAACAAAGTACTGTAAAAGAAGATATTGGTATTTCAACCACATATCGACCTGTCCAGAGAAGAATAACAACAACTACCACACCTCCCGAAATATATTCAACTTTAAGCGCTAGACGAGCTCCAAGCTTAGCACAAGTTACTACTGAAGTGCCAAGTACATCTACGTTTTCCGTTGAAGAAGATTTAGCATTTCTAAACAACCTg AAAACTGTATTAAATACGAATAATAACGATGACCCGGAAGCTGCTTTAGCAAACCGTGTTATTGCTCTGGCTGTAGAGAGAAGTTTGAACGAACTACAAACTGGAACACCAAAGAGTTCTTCCCCTCCAAATGTTGTAAACTCCATTCGCACAACTAGACCAACTACCACCACCACGACAATGACTACAACTACTGTATATATTCCTCCAGTCTCCACGCAAAGTACACCATCTATAGAAGACgatattaaacaatttgaagAAGACACGAAACTTTTACAGGCATTGTTGAAAGCAACAGGACAAGATCCATCGAAGTTTAACATACCAACATTACCAAGTGTAAAT AAGCCTAATAAGGATAATCAACCCAGCGTTTTGGCATCGCCAAAAACGACAACAAAACCATTTGGAGTGAAAATAGCTGTTAAAGatgaattgaaaaatgttcAAGATGATGcacaattattacaaacattaataaagTTGAAAGACGCGCAAGAAACAACGACTCAGAGAAATAAAATCGCAATCACAG GCCAATCTTCCGATGAAGCTcttcaaaaattaatacaaaaagcaAAACCAACAGCTATGGTATCAGAAGCTACAAAATCATCTGTCTCTTTGAGTACTGAATATGGAAATAGCAATGACGCTCTCCTTGCGGCGTTACTTAAAGAGCAAGGATTCGGTCCAACCACGGCAAGTTCTTTGGATGAACAAGTTCGACTCGct GCCTTACTGAACCAAGTGGTAGTGACGCCGAAGGCTAGGCGGACGACTACCCCTCCGCCGCCGCCCCCGGCGCCGCGGCGGCCTATCCTGGACGGCTTAGCCTGGCTCTGGCAGCAGTGGCGGGACACGGCACCGGGCGCGGGAGGCGCAGGTGCGGGAGCTGCTGGTGCGGGGGGCTCTAGGACAAACAGCAGGAGACCCGCCCCTGCGCAGGCTCAGGCGCCCGCGTCTAGTCCCACGGCGGCCGCGACACCGGCTCCTTCGAGGGTCAACTGGTTTGGCTCCGGACCGTTCGTTGGAAACGCTGATGATAGACCGGCGTCCAATCGA ATACCTCTGGAGCCACCGCGCGCAGTCGCCGCTGAGCAGTCCCCGGGCCGGGGGCAGCTTGTCTCTGCTGCGATTAACGTCACTAGAGCTTTCTCTCAGTTCCTTGGAGCGGCGATACAG GGCGCAGCACAGACTGTACAAAATGTCATACGAGCTGGTCAAAAGGCGGCAACGGACGTTTACACCAACGGCTCCGGGTAG